Proteins encoded within one genomic window of Rhododendron vialii isolate Sample 1 chromosome 1a, ASM3025357v1:
- the LOC131324585 gene encoding phosphoribosylaminoimidazole carboxylase, chloroplastic-like isoform X1, translating into MLHLSHPPPTTATLSGHHIDCGALGSALSTHRSFALGFSMANNFPTASSSSSTALKQHTTCGCGASPDSCNASSHRKNDLPIHGVSETIVGVLGGGQLGRMLCQAASQMAIKVIVLDPEENCPAGALSHCHVVGSYDDSVTVKEFAKRCSVLTFEIEHVNVETLEKLEQRGLNVQPKASTIRIIQDKYLQKVHFSRHGIPLPKFMKIDDPESAKKAGDLFGYPFMIKSKRLAYDGRGNAVAKREEEISSAVQVPLIIWATLFAALGGYDHGLYVEQWAPFVKELAVIVARGRDKSILCYPVVETIHRENICHIVKAPANVPLKIRKLATDVAYKAVCSLEGAGVFAVELFLTEDGQILLNEVAPRPHNSGHHTIESCFTSQYEQHLRAILGLQLGDPSMKTQAAIMYNILGEDKGEPGFLLAYQLIGRALGISGATVHWYDKPEMRKQRKMGHITIVGPSMAIVETRLKLMLNPKLLDGHTAVTPRVGIIMGSDSDLPVMKDAARILNMFDIPNEVRIVSAHRTPDIMFSYASSAGERGIQVIIAGAGGAAHLPGMVAALTPLPVIGVPVRASSLDGLDSLLSIVQMPRGVPVATVAINNATNAGLLAVRMLGVGDADLQARMSQYLEDTKNDVLVKAEKLEEDGWEAYLNS; encoded by the exons ATGCTTCACCTGAGCCATCCTCCTCCGACTACAGCAACACTTTCCGGCCACCACATCGATTGCGGTGCCTTAGGTTCAGCTCTCAGTACACACCGAAGCTTCGCGTTAGGGTTTTCCATGGCAAACAACTTCCCCACAGCTTCGTCTTCCTCTTCCACAGCGCTGAAGCAGCACACCACCTGTGGCTGTGGAGCATCCCCCGATTCTTGCAACGCTTCTTCTCACAG GAAGAATGATTTACCCATACATGGGGTGTCAGAGACCATCGTCGGTGTGTTGGGAGGAGGGCAACTAGGTCGGATGCTATGTCAAGCCGCATCCCAAATGGCAATCAAGGTGATTGTTTTGGACCCAGAGGAGAACTGCCCAGCTGGTGCATTGTCACATTGTCATGTGGTGGGGAGCTATGATGATAGTGTGACAGTTAAAGAGTTTGCAAAAAG GTGTTCAGTTTTGACCTTTGAAATAGAGCATGTTAACGTGGAAACACTGGAGAAGCTTGAACAACGAGGGCTAAATGTCCAACCTAAAGCCTCTACGATTCGAATTATACAG GATAAATATCTCCAAAAGGTTCATTTTTCTCGCCATGGCATCCCACTTCCTAAGTTTATGAAG ATAGATGATCCTGAAAGTGCCAAGAAGGCAGGTGACCTATTTGGGTATCCTTTTATGATAAAGAGCAAAAGGCTTGCTTATGATGGGCGTGGAAATGCTGTTGCTAAGAGGGAAGAGGAGATCTCTTCTGCAGTACAAG TTCCCCTAATTATCTGGGCTACTCTCTTCGCAGCCCTTGGAGGATATGATCATGGGTTATATGTTGAGCAATGGGCTCCATTTGTGAAG gagCTAGCTGTAATTGTGGCTAGAGGGCGTGATAAATCTATCCTATGTTATCCTGTCGTTGAAACCATTCACAG GGAAAACATTTGTCACATTGTTAAGGCACCTGCTAATGTGCCATTGAAGATCAGGAAACTTGCTACTGATGTTGCCTATAAAGCAGTTTGTTCCTTGGAGGGTGCTGGAGTATTTGCAGTGGAGTTGTTCTTGACAGAAGATGGTCAG ATTTTGCTAAATGAAGTAGCTCCTAGACCTCACAATAGTGGCCATCACACAATTGAATCATGCTTCACTTCACAATATGAGCAGCATTTACGGGCAATTCTTGGTCTTCAACTAGGTGATCCATCAATGAAAACTCAAGCTGCTATTATGTACAACATACTGGGTGAAGACAAG GGAGAACCAGGTTTTCTTCTGGCTTATCAACTTATTGGAAGGGCATTAGGCATTTCAGGGGCGACTGTTCATTGGTATGATAAGCCAG AAATGAGAAAGCAACGAAAGATGGGTCACATCACGATAGTTGGCCCTTCTATGGCCATTGTGGAAACACGACTCAAGTTAATGCTTAACCCAAAATTATTGGATGGGCATACAGCAG TCACACCACGTGTTGGGATCATTATGGGTTCTGATTCAGATCTTCCTGTCATGAAGGATGCAGCAAGGATATTGAATATGTTTGACATTCCTAATGAG GTGAGAATAGTCTCAGCACATCGGACTCCTGATATCATGTTTTCTTATGCATCATCTGCTGGGGAGCGAGGGATCCAGGTTATCATTGCTGGTGCTGGGGGTGCTGCCCACTTGCCAG GCATGGTTGCTGCCCTAACACCGTTGCCTGTTATTGGTGTTCCTGTACGCGCCTCATCACTCGATGGACTTGATTCTCTCTTGTCAATTGTGCAG ATGCCAAGGGGAGTTCCTGTTGCAACAGTTGCAATAAACAATGCCACCAATGCAGGTTTGTTGGCGGTAAGGATGTTGGGGGTTGGTGATGCTGATCTACAagcaag AATGTCCCAATACcttgaagacaccaaaaatgaTGTCCTTGTGAAAGCAGAGAAGCTAGAAGAAGATGGTTGGGAAGCATACTTAAATTCTTAG
- the LOC131324585 gene encoding phosphoribosylaminoimidazole carboxylase, chloroplastic-like isoform X6, whose protein sequence is MILLNEVAPRPHNSGHHTIESCFTSQYEQHLRAILGLQLGDPSMKTQAAIMYNILGEDKGEPGFLLAYQLIGRALGISGATVHWYDKPEMRKQRKMGHITIVGPSMAIVETRLKLMLNPKLLDGHTAVTPRVGIIMGSDSDLPVMKDAARILNMFDIPNEVRIVSAHRTPDIMFSYASSAGERGIQVIIAGAGGAAHLPGMVAALTPLPVIGVPVRASSLDGLDSLLSIVQMPRGVPVATVAINNATNAGLLAVRMLGVGDADLQARMSQYLEDTKNDVLVKAEKLEEDGWEAYLNS, encoded by the exons ATG ATTTTGCTAAATGAAGTAGCTCCTAGACCTCACAATAGTGGCCATCACACAATTGAATCATGCTTCACTTCACAATATGAGCAGCATTTACGGGCAATTCTTGGTCTTCAACTAGGTGATCCATCAATGAAAACTCAAGCTGCTATTATGTACAACATACTGGGTGAAGACAAG GGAGAACCAGGTTTTCTTCTGGCTTATCAACTTATTGGAAGGGCATTAGGCATTTCAGGGGCGACTGTTCATTGGTATGATAAGCCAG AAATGAGAAAGCAACGAAAGATGGGTCACATCACGATAGTTGGCCCTTCTATGGCCATTGTGGAAACACGACTCAAGTTAATGCTTAACCCAAAATTATTGGATGGGCATACAGCAG TCACACCACGTGTTGGGATCATTATGGGTTCTGATTCAGATCTTCCTGTCATGAAGGATGCAGCAAGGATATTGAATATGTTTGACATTCCTAATGAG GTGAGAATAGTCTCAGCACATCGGACTCCTGATATCATGTTTTCTTATGCATCATCTGCTGGGGAGCGAGGGATCCAGGTTATCATTGCTGGTGCTGGGGGTGCTGCCCACTTGCCAG GCATGGTTGCTGCCCTAACACCGTTGCCTGTTATTGGTGTTCCTGTACGCGCCTCATCACTCGATGGACTTGATTCTCTCTTGTCAATTGTGCAG ATGCCAAGGGGAGTTCCTGTTGCAACAGTTGCAATAAACAATGCCACCAATGCAGGTTTGTTGGCGGTAAGGATGTTGGGGGTTGGTGATGCTGATCTACAagcaag AATGTCCCAATACcttgaagacaccaaaaatgaTGTCCTTGTGAAAGCAGAGAAGCTAGAAGAAGATGGTTGGGAAGCATACTTAAATTCTTAG
- the LOC131324585 gene encoding phosphoribosylaminoimidazole carboxylase, chloroplastic-like isoform X2: MLHLSHPPPTTATLSGHHIDCGALGSALSTHRSFALGFSMANNFPTASSSSSTALKQHTTCGCGASPDSCNASSHRKNDLPIHGVSETIVGVLGGGQLGRMLCQAASQMAIKVIVLDPEENCPAGALSHCHVVGSYDDSVTVKEFAKRCSVLTFEIEHVNVETLEKLEQRGLNVQPKASTIRIIQDKYLQKVHFSRHGIPLPKFMKIDDPESAKKAGDLFGYPFMIKSKRLAYDGRGNAVAKREEEISSAVQALGGYDHGLYVEQWAPFVKELAVIVARGRDKSILCYPVVETIHRENICHIVKAPANVPLKIRKLATDVAYKAVCSLEGAGVFAVELFLTEDGQILLNEVAPRPHNSGHHTIESCFTSQYEQHLRAILGLQLGDPSMKTQAAIMYNILGEDKGEPGFLLAYQLIGRALGISGATVHWYDKPEMRKQRKMGHITIVGPSMAIVETRLKLMLNPKLLDGHTAVTPRVGIIMGSDSDLPVMKDAARILNMFDIPNEVRIVSAHRTPDIMFSYASSAGERGIQVIIAGAGGAAHLPGMVAALTPLPVIGVPVRASSLDGLDSLLSIVQMPRGVPVATVAINNATNAGLLAVRMLGVGDADLQARMSQYLEDTKNDVLVKAEKLEEDGWEAYLNS; the protein is encoded by the exons ATGCTTCACCTGAGCCATCCTCCTCCGACTACAGCAACACTTTCCGGCCACCACATCGATTGCGGTGCCTTAGGTTCAGCTCTCAGTACACACCGAAGCTTCGCGTTAGGGTTTTCCATGGCAAACAACTTCCCCACAGCTTCGTCTTCCTCTTCCACAGCGCTGAAGCAGCACACCACCTGTGGCTGTGGAGCATCCCCCGATTCTTGCAACGCTTCTTCTCACAG GAAGAATGATTTACCCATACATGGGGTGTCAGAGACCATCGTCGGTGTGTTGGGAGGAGGGCAACTAGGTCGGATGCTATGTCAAGCCGCATCCCAAATGGCAATCAAGGTGATTGTTTTGGACCCAGAGGAGAACTGCCCAGCTGGTGCATTGTCACATTGTCATGTGGTGGGGAGCTATGATGATAGTGTGACAGTTAAAGAGTTTGCAAAAAG GTGTTCAGTTTTGACCTTTGAAATAGAGCATGTTAACGTGGAAACACTGGAGAAGCTTGAACAACGAGGGCTAAATGTCCAACCTAAAGCCTCTACGATTCGAATTATACAG GATAAATATCTCCAAAAGGTTCATTTTTCTCGCCATGGCATCCCACTTCCTAAGTTTATGAAG ATAGATGATCCTGAAAGTGCCAAGAAGGCAGGTGACCTATTTGGGTATCCTTTTATGATAAAGAGCAAAAGGCTTGCTTATGATGGGCGTGGAAATGCTGTTGCTAAGAGGGAAGAGGAGATCTCTTCTGCAGTACAAG CCCTTGGAGGATATGATCATGGGTTATATGTTGAGCAATGGGCTCCATTTGTGAAG gagCTAGCTGTAATTGTGGCTAGAGGGCGTGATAAATCTATCCTATGTTATCCTGTCGTTGAAACCATTCACAG GGAAAACATTTGTCACATTGTTAAGGCACCTGCTAATGTGCCATTGAAGATCAGGAAACTTGCTACTGATGTTGCCTATAAAGCAGTTTGTTCCTTGGAGGGTGCTGGAGTATTTGCAGTGGAGTTGTTCTTGACAGAAGATGGTCAG ATTTTGCTAAATGAAGTAGCTCCTAGACCTCACAATAGTGGCCATCACACAATTGAATCATGCTTCACTTCACAATATGAGCAGCATTTACGGGCAATTCTTGGTCTTCAACTAGGTGATCCATCAATGAAAACTCAAGCTGCTATTATGTACAACATACTGGGTGAAGACAAG GGAGAACCAGGTTTTCTTCTGGCTTATCAACTTATTGGAAGGGCATTAGGCATTTCAGGGGCGACTGTTCATTGGTATGATAAGCCAG AAATGAGAAAGCAACGAAAGATGGGTCACATCACGATAGTTGGCCCTTCTATGGCCATTGTGGAAACACGACTCAAGTTAATGCTTAACCCAAAATTATTGGATGGGCATACAGCAG TCACACCACGTGTTGGGATCATTATGGGTTCTGATTCAGATCTTCCTGTCATGAAGGATGCAGCAAGGATATTGAATATGTTTGACATTCCTAATGAG GTGAGAATAGTCTCAGCACATCGGACTCCTGATATCATGTTTTCTTATGCATCATCTGCTGGGGAGCGAGGGATCCAGGTTATCATTGCTGGTGCTGGGGGTGCTGCCCACTTGCCAG GCATGGTTGCTGCCCTAACACCGTTGCCTGTTATTGGTGTTCCTGTACGCGCCTCATCACTCGATGGACTTGATTCTCTCTTGTCAATTGTGCAG ATGCCAAGGGGAGTTCCTGTTGCAACAGTTGCAATAAACAATGCCACCAATGCAGGTTTGTTGGCGGTAAGGATGTTGGGGGTTGGTGATGCTGATCTACAagcaag AATGTCCCAATACcttgaagacaccaaaaatgaTGTCCTTGTGAAAGCAGAGAAGCTAGAAGAAGATGGTTGGGAAGCATACTTAAATTCTTAG
- the LOC131324585 gene encoding phosphoribosylaminoimidazole carboxylase, chloroplastic-like isoform X4: protein MKIDDPESAKKAGDLFGYPFMIKSKRLAYDGRGNAVAKREEEISSAVQVPLIIWATLFAALGGYDHGLYVEQWAPFVKELAVIVARGRDKSILCYPVVETIHRENICHIVKAPANVPLKIRKLATDVAYKAVCSLEGAGVFAVELFLTEDGQILLNEVAPRPHNSGHHTIESCFTSQYEQHLRAILGLQLGDPSMKTQAAIMYNILGEDKGEPGFLLAYQLIGRALGISGATVHWYDKPEMRKQRKMGHITIVGPSMAIVETRLKLMLNPKLLDGHTAVTPRVGIIMGSDSDLPVMKDAARILNMFDIPNEVRIVSAHRTPDIMFSYASSAGERGIQVIIAGAGGAAHLPGMVAALTPLPVIGVPVRASSLDGLDSLLSIVQMPRGVPVATVAINNATNAGLLAVRMLGVGDADLQARMSQYLEDTKNDVLVKAEKLEEDGWEAYLNS, encoded by the exons ATGAAG ATAGATGATCCTGAAAGTGCCAAGAAGGCAGGTGACCTATTTGGGTATCCTTTTATGATAAAGAGCAAAAGGCTTGCTTATGATGGGCGTGGAAATGCTGTTGCTAAGAGGGAAGAGGAGATCTCTTCTGCAGTACAAG TTCCCCTAATTATCTGGGCTACTCTCTTCGCAGCCCTTGGAGGATATGATCATGGGTTATATGTTGAGCAATGGGCTCCATTTGTGAAG gagCTAGCTGTAATTGTGGCTAGAGGGCGTGATAAATCTATCCTATGTTATCCTGTCGTTGAAACCATTCACAG GGAAAACATTTGTCACATTGTTAAGGCACCTGCTAATGTGCCATTGAAGATCAGGAAACTTGCTACTGATGTTGCCTATAAAGCAGTTTGTTCCTTGGAGGGTGCTGGAGTATTTGCAGTGGAGTTGTTCTTGACAGAAGATGGTCAG ATTTTGCTAAATGAAGTAGCTCCTAGACCTCACAATAGTGGCCATCACACAATTGAATCATGCTTCACTTCACAATATGAGCAGCATTTACGGGCAATTCTTGGTCTTCAACTAGGTGATCCATCAATGAAAACTCAAGCTGCTATTATGTACAACATACTGGGTGAAGACAAG GGAGAACCAGGTTTTCTTCTGGCTTATCAACTTATTGGAAGGGCATTAGGCATTTCAGGGGCGACTGTTCATTGGTATGATAAGCCAG AAATGAGAAAGCAACGAAAGATGGGTCACATCACGATAGTTGGCCCTTCTATGGCCATTGTGGAAACACGACTCAAGTTAATGCTTAACCCAAAATTATTGGATGGGCATACAGCAG TCACACCACGTGTTGGGATCATTATGGGTTCTGATTCAGATCTTCCTGTCATGAAGGATGCAGCAAGGATATTGAATATGTTTGACATTCCTAATGAG GTGAGAATAGTCTCAGCACATCGGACTCCTGATATCATGTTTTCTTATGCATCATCTGCTGGGGAGCGAGGGATCCAGGTTATCATTGCTGGTGCTGGGGGTGCTGCCCACTTGCCAG GCATGGTTGCTGCCCTAACACCGTTGCCTGTTATTGGTGTTCCTGTACGCGCCTCATCACTCGATGGACTTGATTCTCTCTTGTCAATTGTGCAG ATGCCAAGGGGAGTTCCTGTTGCAACAGTTGCAATAAACAATGCCACCAATGCAGGTTTGTTGGCGGTAAGGATGTTGGGGGTTGGTGATGCTGATCTACAagcaag AATGTCCCAATACcttgaagacaccaaaaatgaTGTCCTTGTGAAAGCAGAGAAGCTAGAAGAAGATGGTTGGGAAGCATACTTAAATTCTTAG
- the LOC131324585 gene encoding phosphoribosylaminoimidazole carboxylase, chloroplastic-like isoform X5, with amino-acid sequence MIKSKRLAYDGRGNAVAKREEEISSAVQVPLIIWATLFAALGGYDHGLYVEQWAPFVKELAVIVARGRDKSILCYPVVETIHRENICHIVKAPANVPLKIRKLATDVAYKAVCSLEGAGVFAVELFLTEDGQILLNEVAPRPHNSGHHTIESCFTSQYEQHLRAILGLQLGDPSMKTQAAIMYNILGEDKGEPGFLLAYQLIGRALGISGATVHWYDKPEMRKQRKMGHITIVGPSMAIVETRLKLMLNPKLLDGHTAVTPRVGIIMGSDSDLPVMKDAARILNMFDIPNEVRIVSAHRTPDIMFSYASSAGERGIQVIIAGAGGAAHLPGMVAALTPLPVIGVPVRASSLDGLDSLLSIVQMPRGVPVATVAINNATNAGLLAVRMLGVGDADLQARMSQYLEDTKNDVLVKAEKLEEDGWEAYLNS; translated from the exons ATGATAAAGAGCAAAAGGCTTGCTTATGATGGGCGTGGAAATGCTGTTGCTAAGAGGGAAGAGGAGATCTCTTCTGCAGTACAAG TTCCCCTAATTATCTGGGCTACTCTCTTCGCAGCCCTTGGAGGATATGATCATGGGTTATATGTTGAGCAATGGGCTCCATTTGTGAAG gagCTAGCTGTAATTGTGGCTAGAGGGCGTGATAAATCTATCCTATGTTATCCTGTCGTTGAAACCATTCACAG GGAAAACATTTGTCACATTGTTAAGGCACCTGCTAATGTGCCATTGAAGATCAGGAAACTTGCTACTGATGTTGCCTATAAAGCAGTTTGTTCCTTGGAGGGTGCTGGAGTATTTGCAGTGGAGTTGTTCTTGACAGAAGATGGTCAG ATTTTGCTAAATGAAGTAGCTCCTAGACCTCACAATAGTGGCCATCACACAATTGAATCATGCTTCACTTCACAATATGAGCAGCATTTACGGGCAATTCTTGGTCTTCAACTAGGTGATCCATCAATGAAAACTCAAGCTGCTATTATGTACAACATACTGGGTGAAGACAAG GGAGAACCAGGTTTTCTTCTGGCTTATCAACTTATTGGAAGGGCATTAGGCATTTCAGGGGCGACTGTTCATTGGTATGATAAGCCAG AAATGAGAAAGCAACGAAAGATGGGTCACATCACGATAGTTGGCCCTTCTATGGCCATTGTGGAAACACGACTCAAGTTAATGCTTAACCCAAAATTATTGGATGGGCATACAGCAG TCACACCACGTGTTGGGATCATTATGGGTTCTGATTCAGATCTTCCTGTCATGAAGGATGCAGCAAGGATATTGAATATGTTTGACATTCCTAATGAG GTGAGAATAGTCTCAGCACATCGGACTCCTGATATCATGTTTTCTTATGCATCATCTGCTGGGGAGCGAGGGATCCAGGTTATCATTGCTGGTGCTGGGGGTGCTGCCCACTTGCCAG GCATGGTTGCTGCCCTAACACCGTTGCCTGTTATTGGTGTTCCTGTACGCGCCTCATCACTCGATGGACTTGATTCTCTCTTGTCAATTGTGCAG ATGCCAAGGGGAGTTCCTGTTGCAACAGTTGCAATAAACAATGCCACCAATGCAGGTTTGTTGGCGGTAAGGATGTTGGGGGTTGGTGATGCTGATCTACAagcaag AATGTCCCAATACcttgaagacaccaaaaatgaTGTCCTTGTGAAAGCAGAGAAGCTAGAAGAAGATGGTTGGGAAGCATACTTAAATTCTTAG
- the LOC131324585 gene encoding phosphoribosylaminoimidazole carboxylase, chloroplastic-like isoform X3, with protein MLHLSHPPPTTATLSGHHIDCGALGSALSTHRSFALGFSMANNFPTASSSSSTALKQHTTCGCGASPDSCNASSHRKNDLPIHGVSETIVGVLGGGQLGRMLCQAASQMAIKVIVLDPEENCPAGALSHCHVVGSYDDSVTVKEFAKRCSVLTFEIEHVNVETLEKLEQRGLNVQPKASTIRIIQDKYLQKVHFSRHGIPLPKFMKIDDPESAKKAGDLFGYPFMIKSKRLAYDGRGNAVAKREEEISSAVQVPLIIWATLFAALGGYDHGLYVEQWAPFVKELAVIVARGRDKSILCYPVVETIHRENICHIVKAPANVPLKIRKLATDVAYKAVCSLEGAGVFAVELFLTEDGQILLNEVAPRPHNSGHHTIESCFTSQYEQHLRAILGLQLGDPSMKTQAAIMYNILGEDKGEPGFLLAYQLIGRALGISGATVHWYDKPEMRKQRKMGHITIVGPSMAIVETRLKLMLNPKLLDGHTAVTPRVGIIMGSDSDLPVMKDAARILNMFDIPNERAPNGRKPKQLLW; from the exons ATGCTTCACCTGAGCCATCCTCCTCCGACTACAGCAACACTTTCCGGCCACCACATCGATTGCGGTGCCTTAGGTTCAGCTCTCAGTACACACCGAAGCTTCGCGTTAGGGTTTTCCATGGCAAACAACTTCCCCACAGCTTCGTCTTCCTCTTCCACAGCGCTGAAGCAGCACACCACCTGTGGCTGTGGAGCATCCCCCGATTCTTGCAACGCTTCTTCTCACAG GAAGAATGATTTACCCATACATGGGGTGTCAGAGACCATCGTCGGTGTGTTGGGAGGAGGGCAACTAGGTCGGATGCTATGTCAAGCCGCATCCCAAATGGCAATCAAGGTGATTGTTTTGGACCCAGAGGAGAACTGCCCAGCTGGTGCATTGTCACATTGTCATGTGGTGGGGAGCTATGATGATAGTGTGACAGTTAAAGAGTTTGCAAAAAG GTGTTCAGTTTTGACCTTTGAAATAGAGCATGTTAACGTGGAAACACTGGAGAAGCTTGAACAACGAGGGCTAAATGTCCAACCTAAAGCCTCTACGATTCGAATTATACAG GATAAATATCTCCAAAAGGTTCATTTTTCTCGCCATGGCATCCCACTTCCTAAGTTTATGAAG ATAGATGATCCTGAAAGTGCCAAGAAGGCAGGTGACCTATTTGGGTATCCTTTTATGATAAAGAGCAAAAGGCTTGCTTATGATGGGCGTGGAAATGCTGTTGCTAAGAGGGAAGAGGAGATCTCTTCTGCAGTACAAG TTCCCCTAATTATCTGGGCTACTCTCTTCGCAGCCCTTGGAGGATATGATCATGGGTTATATGTTGAGCAATGGGCTCCATTTGTGAAG gagCTAGCTGTAATTGTGGCTAGAGGGCGTGATAAATCTATCCTATGTTATCCTGTCGTTGAAACCATTCACAG GGAAAACATTTGTCACATTGTTAAGGCACCTGCTAATGTGCCATTGAAGATCAGGAAACTTGCTACTGATGTTGCCTATAAAGCAGTTTGTTCCTTGGAGGGTGCTGGAGTATTTGCAGTGGAGTTGTTCTTGACAGAAGATGGTCAG ATTTTGCTAAATGAAGTAGCTCCTAGACCTCACAATAGTGGCCATCACACAATTGAATCATGCTTCACTTCACAATATGAGCAGCATTTACGGGCAATTCTTGGTCTTCAACTAGGTGATCCATCAATGAAAACTCAAGCTGCTATTATGTACAACATACTGGGTGAAGACAAG GGAGAACCAGGTTTTCTTCTGGCTTATCAACTTATTGGAAGGGCATTAGGCATTTCAGGGGCGACTGTTCATTGGTATGATAAGCCAG AAATGAGAAAGCAACGAAAGATGGGTCACATCACGATAGTTGGCCCTTCTATGGCCATTGTGGAAACACGACTCAAGTTAATGCTTAACCCAAAATTATTGGATGGGCATACAGCAG TCACACCACGTGTTGGGATCATTATGGGTTCTGATTCAGATCTTCCTGTCATGAAGGATGCAGCAAGGATATTGAATATGTTTGACATTCCTAATGAG AGAGCTCCAAATGGAAGGAAACCGAAACAACTGCTTTGGTGA